GTCTGACGCCATCGAAAAGGGCGTTGGTCGTCTGGTGGACGCTGACATGAACGAAGAGTCGACCCGCCTCAAGGCCCTGCAGACCCAGCAGCAGCTGGCAATCCAGGCACTCTCGATCGCCAACAGCGACTCGCAGAACATCCTGTCGCTCTTCCGCTAAGAGCTGGAACAAGTCGGTCCGCAAGGACCGGCTAGATTATCCCGACGCCAATATGCCTTGGTGGCTGACCAGAGGTGCGCGAAGGGAAAGCTTCAATATCCGGAGGCTGATCCGGACACGAGGCAAGGCAAAGGCCGCATTCGGAAACGAATGCGGCCTTTCCGTTTTGTTAAACAAAATCTGCTACGCGCACGCACGCGCGAAGGTTGCAAATATTTTCAAAAAATGTCCGGTTCCCGATTTCGTTTAGGCCTTCATTAACCTTGATAGTTTTATCTAGGCCTATCGAAACGGCGAGCTAACTCATAAAATTCAGCCAGTTAGCAGGCATGATGCTGTGCGCCGTTACCGGTTAGACCGGAATGTCCCTTCTCAGTCAGCCATTCAAGGGGCACTACTACTATGACGAGCATTCTTACCAATGTCGCCGCCATGTCGGCACTCCAGACTCTGCGCACGATCGGCAGCAGCATGGAAGACACCCAGGCCCGCGTATCGTCCGGTCTCCGCGTCGGCGAAGCCTCCGACAACGCTGCCTATTGGTCGATCGCCACCACGATGAAATCCGACAACATGGCGCTGTCCGCCGTGTCTGACGCCCTCGGCCTCGGCGCCTCCAAGATCGATACCGCCTATGCCGGTATGGAATCCGCCATCGACGTCGTAAAGGAAATCAAGGCCAAGCTGGTCACCGCCACCGAAGAAGGCGTCGACAAGGCGAAGGTCCAGGAAGAAATCACGCAGCTGCAGGGTCAGCTGAAGTCCATCGCCGACTCCGCATCCTTCAGCGGTGAAAACTGGATCGCTGGCGGTACCGACACATCGACCGGTTCTGTCGACGTGACTGTCGTATCCGGTTTCGTCCGCGACGCCAGCAACAACGTCGCCGTCAAGACCACGTCTTACACGCTCGACGCCACGACGGCCGGCAGCATGACTCTCCTGTTCGGCGGTGACGCGGCCGGTGCAATCGACACCGCGACCGGTATCCTCGGCGCGACGGGTGCAGACTACACGACCACCGACTTCGACTCGACCGTCGGCGGTGTTGACGCTGCAGCGACTGCCGTAGCTGGCATGTCTGTCTACACGCTGGACATCAATGGTTTCGACGGCGCGGCCATGGCTGAAGCCCTGACGCTCGTTGATGCGGCCCTGGCCTTCATGACCAGCGCTGGTGCCGACCTCGGCTCGATCTCGATGCGCATCGACCTGCAGGAAGACTTCGTCAACAAGCTGTCGGACTCGCTCGACTCGGGCGTAGGCCGTCTGGTTGACGCGGACATGAATGAAGAGTCCACCCGCCTCAAGGCACTGCAGACCCAGCAGCAGCTGGCTGTCCAGTCGCTGTCGATCGCCAACTCTTCTTCGGAAGTCATCCTCTCGCTCTTCCGTTAAGACTGAAGAGATCCAGCATCGAAGCCGCCCTCCGGGGCGGCTTTTTGCGTCTTAACAGATTTTTCAGATCCGCTTAACCATCCGTTAACCATACGCCCGTTAGAAGGGATCATGTAACGATGAGTTAACCAAGACGAAGAACTGGTTAAGGGCATTAGGCCGCGTCATCGTTCCCGGAGAGACCGGGATGTCCCCAAATCTAGCCATTTAAGGGACACGACCGTGACCAGCATTTTGACGAACAACGCAGCGATGGCTGCACTCCAGACCCTCCGTTCCATCGACTCGAAGATGCAGGACACGCAAGCGCGTGTATCCTCCGGTCTGCGTGTCGGCGGAGCCTCCGACAACGCCGCCTACTGGTCGATTGCGACCACCATGCGCTCCGACAACATGGCGCTCTCTGCCGTGCAGGACGCACTCGGCCTCGGCGCCGCCAAGATCGATACCGCTTATGCCGCCATGGAAAGCGCAATCGAAGTTGTCAAGGAAATCAAGGCGAAAGTCGTCGCCGCCACCGAAGAAGGCGTCGACAAGAACAAGATCCAGGAAGAAATCGACCAGCTGCAGGAACAGCTGCGCTCCATCTCTGAATCGGCAAGCTTCAGCGGTCAGAACTGGGTCGCAACCGGCGCCGATACCGCCACTGCACCCATCGACGTGACCGTCGTCTCGGGCTTCATCCGCGACTCGAGCGGCAATGTGTCGGTTTCCACGACGCTCTATTCCCTCGATGCAACAACAGCCGACGGCATGACTGTGTTGTTCGGCGGTGATGTAAACGGCCTGATCGACTACAACTCCGGTATTCTCGGCAGCATCTCCGACACCTTCGACGCCTTCGTCGACTGGGACAATGATGGGGCCACAGGCGCCGCAGCAGCGGAAATCGCCGGTGTCTCCATCGACCAGCTTGATATCACCGGCCTGACGACTGCCGGTATGCAGGAAGCCCTCTCGCTCGTCGAGTACGGCCTGCAGCAGATGACCAGTGCTGCAGCGGCTCTTGGTTCGATCTCCATGCGCATCGGCATGCAGGAAGACTTTGTCGCAGCCCTCACCGACTCGATCGACAGTGGCGTTGGCCGCCTCGTCGACGCAGACATGAACGAGGAATCGACCCGCCTCAAGGCGCTGCAGACCCAGCAGCAGCTGGCCATCCAGTCGCTCTCGATCGCTAACTCCTCTTCCGAAAGCATTCTGACACTCTTCCGTCAGTAAGCGGCGCTCTGGCTAGGGGCGACTTCGTCCCGCCCTGACAGTGTCGGATGCCATCGGTGTGAATCCGCGCCTCGCAAGAGGCGCGGATTTTCGTTTGAGCCTTGCGCGAAACTTTTGCGAATTTCGTTTCGACTACAAAAGAGAAGTCGATACCTTGCCATAACCTCGGTCTCTTTGTTAACTGCCGCTGTTAACGATTTGTTAACAGTGACGGGGATCGCGCAAAGGCGCGTTCTGCATGATGCCCTCCCGTTTTCCCGGCAAACCGCCGGATGCGCAGTCCTGAACGCTTAGGGGCACCAAGCATGACCAGTATTATGACCAATGCGGCCGCCATGGCGGCGCTGCAGACGCTTCGTTCGATCGACAACAACCTCGAGACGACCCAGCGACGCGTTTCCTCGGGTTACCGGGTCGAAACGGCAGCCGACAATGCCGGCTATTGGTCCATTGCCACCACGATGCGCTCCGACAATGCGGCGCTCTCGACCGTTTCCGACGCGCTCGGCCTCGGTGCGGCAACCGTCGATACCGCCTATACGGCGCTCGACAATGTCGTTGACGTGATGTCCACGATCAAGGCGAAGCTGGTTGCGGCCAGCGAACCGGGCGTCGACAAGAACAAGATCAACGAGGAAATGACGCAGCTGAAAAATCAGCTGATCTCGGCCGCGCAGTCCGCCTCCTTCTCCGGCGAGAACTGGCTTTACAACACCAATGCTGCGCCCCTTGGCACAAAGCAGGTTGTCTCGTCCTTCGTCCGTGGCGCAGATGGCAGCGTGCAGGTCACGACGCTGGACTTCGATACGGCCGAATCCGTCCTGATCGACATTCAGGACCCGTCGCAGGGCTTCCTCACCAAGGCGATCGATGCCGACGTCCTGCGCAACACCGGGACCGGCGTCCGCGATTACTACCTCCTCGACATGGGCGCAGCCCCTGCCGGCACTGAAATCGCGATCGACACCAATACCGACACCGAAACGCTCGCCGACATGATTTCTGTCGTTGATAACGTCATCCAGCAGCTGACTGATGCCGCCGCTACCCTCGGCGCGATCACCAGCCGCATTGAGATGCAGGACAACTTCGTCTCGAACCTCATGGACGTGATCGACAAGGGCATCGGTCGTCTTGTTGATGCCGACATGAACGAGGAATCGACACGCCTGAAGGCGCTGCAGACCCAGCAGCAGCTCGGCATCCAGGCTCTTTCGATCGCCAACAGCAGCGCCGAAAAGCTCCTGACGCTCTTCCAGCGGTAAAGCGTGAAACGCCGGATGTGAGTACATCCGGCGTCTTCGTGCCGGTTAAGCGCGGGTCGCGCACAACACCTTCATCTTCGCGCAAGTTTGAGACCCTAGCTTGGTGGAGAGCACGAGGCACCACTGCGTCGATCCGTGCCGAATGAGCTTCGACCGATCCTGGAAGATGAAAGAACGCGTACGGGACATGCTGATGTTTGATCTTCTTCTCGTGCAATGCCGCATTCGCGGGTCCCGAACTGTCGCCGATGGAGGCGATTGCTGATGAGCATGCGTCTGGCCAGCTACCTCAAGGACTTTTCCACCGCGACAGTGCCACCGGCACCATCGGCGCCGACCTTCGACATGCCATCAGTGGATGCGTTTGACATGGACTTTCCGGCCCTTCCGGAGCCTGAGCCGCTGGATGCAGAGGCCATCCGACGCGAAGCCTATGCCGAGGGGCACGAAGCGGGCGAAAAGGCTGCGGCAGACCGTTTGGAAGTGGACCGACAGGCCATGGAGATCGCCCATGCCCAGGCCCTTGCCGAACGTGACCAGAAGCTGCGCGACGAATTTGCCGAGATCCTCGCGACAAAACTGCCCGATGTGATCCAGAAACTGTCGCTTGCCGTCAGTGAGCAGGCGGCGATTGCGCTTGCGCCTGTGATCGGTGAGGCGCTCGCCGACAAGGCTGTCAAGGATCTCGCCGCGCTTCTGCAGGCCGCAATTGCCGCTGGCGAGGCGGGCAAGATCGAAGTGAAGGGGCCGCGCCTCCTGTTCGAAAAACTCCAGGCGGACATGCCCGAACATACGAGCTTCCTTCGCTATACGGAGGATGAAGATCTCGACCTGACGGCCGAGTTCGGTGAGGCCGCTCTCGTGACCCGCATTTCTGCATTTACGGCGAGCCTGAAGAAAGTTCTGGCATGAGTGAAGAAAACCACCATCACGGCAAGAACGAGATCATCATCGTCAAGCGTCACAAGGGTGACCACGATGGCGCCCATGGCGGCGCCTGGAAGATCGCCTATGCCGACTTCATGACCGCGATGATGGCCTTCTTCCTCGTCATGTGGCTGGTCAATGCCGCCAATGAGGAAACCAAGGCCTCGGTCGCAAGCTACTTCAACCCCATCAAGCTCTCGGATGAAAAGCCCACGGAAAAGGGGCTGGAAAAGCCGGTTGAGACCAGTGAGGGTGAAGAGAAGAAAGAGCGCTCGCAGGTAGACGAAGACGAGGACAAGGTCGGCTCGGCTGCGGCGACCGGTGACGACCAGACCGCATCCTCGGGCGATGAGGCCAACTATTCCGAGGCTGACTTCTTCGAAAACCCCTATTCGGTTCTGGCGGAAATCGCCCAGGAAGTAGGCCAGCAGGCCAATGTAAGCGCCAAGGGGGAGGGTGGTGCCGCCGATTCCGGTCCCTCGACCGGCGCTCAGGGCGGGGAAGCCTATCGCGATCCTTTCGATCCGGATTTCTGGACCCAGCAGGTCCAGACCGCCAATGGTCCGCCGGGTGAGCCGACCGATGCCCAGACACCGGCGGAACAGGCCCAAACCGCTGCGCCTCAGATTGCCGATCCTGTCGATCCTGCCGAGCCGTCCACCGAGCCGGACCAGCAGATCGCACTGGTCGTTCCAGGTCAGAAGCCGCAGATCGAGGCAACGCCCTCCGAGGCGCTGACGGATGAAAAGCCGGCTGAAGGCAAGGCTGAGAAGAGCGATGTCGGCAAGGCCGATCAATCCGGTGAGGACACACAGGACAAGCCCGAAATCGTCGAGATGGACCCGACGACCGACGAGCAGCTCAAGGTGCAGCTCGCCGCCGCGGATGAGCTCAAGGCACAGATCGAACAGGCGATCGGCGGCGGCGCCGGCAAGCTCGCCGAAGGTCTCCTCGTCACGCCGGCCGAAGGCGGGCTTCTGGTGACGATCAGCGATCAGAGCGATGCTGCCATGTTCAATGTCGGCTCTGCCGTACCGCGCCGCGAGCTGGTGCTCGCCATGGAGCGGCTCGGCAAGATACTGGAGGAAAAGGCCGGCCGGATTGTCATACGCGGACATACCGACGGCCGACAGTTCAAGGGCACGGAGAACGACAACTGGCGTCTCTCCATGGCGCGGGCCCATAGCGCCTACTACATGCTGGTGCGCGGCGGGCTGAGCGAAGGTCGCGTCGAGCAGGTCTCCGGCTTTGCTGACCGGCGCCTGCAGGTGCCGGACGATCCGCTGGCCGATTCCAACCGCCGCATCGAGATCCTCATCGAAGCAGAGCAGGGATAAACTATGGCGATCCGGCGTATGTCCCTCCGCCTGCTGCTATCCGGCCTGACCGTTCTCGCGGTCGGATCGCTTGGCCATGCGCAGACGGTAGATGACACGCTCGAGCCCTATCGGATGCTGCGCTCGCTGCAATTCGTCCAGGACACGGTCGTCCGGGGAGATCATTCGGCAGCCGAGATGCAGCGTTTCATGCTCGGCACGATCGACGACCGGCTGCGCACGGCGGATTCCAAGGTCTATCAGGATCCGCGCAATGTGGATGCTGCCCTCATCTATGCCATGAGCGGCGGCAACCCGGCGACACTCGAATATCTCGTCGCACGCGACATCGACGGCAATTTCGACAACCGCGTGAGCGACGCGCTTCGCAAGTATCTGAGTGGCAAGGGCACACTGATCGCCAAGAGCCTCGGAGACATCGCAAGCGAGTACAAGAACGCCAAGATCGGTCCCTACCTCGCGCTCGTGGCTGGCAACGTCACCTTGACCAAGGATCCCGCAGCCGCATTGAAATTCTACGACTGGGCACGGCTGACGGCGCCGGGCACCATTGTCGAAGAGGCGGCGCTGCGACGTTCCCTTGCGGTCGCTGTCGATGCCAAGATCGTCGGCAAGGCCTCGCTCTACGCCAACGGTTATGCACGCCGCTTCCTCTATTCTCCTTACGCCAGCCAGTTCGCGGATCTTTTTGTACGCTTCGTCGTGGAACACTACGAGGTCTTGAAGCCGCAGGATATCGAGGCGACCCTCGGATACATGGATGTCGACCGGCGTCGGGAAGTCTATCTGCGCGTCGCGCGCGAAGCAGCCATCGCCGGCCGCAAGGAACTGGCGACGATGGCCTCCGACCAAGCCAGGCTGCTTTCGGGCAGCGAGGAAGGGGCAGACGCGCTCGCCAATCTTTACGGGAGCCTGGTGGGTGTGCCGACGGAGAACGTCGACGACGCCATGGCTGTCTTGATGCAGATCCCGGAAGAGGCGCTCTCGCCACGTGACAGGGCCTTGCGCCAGGCGGCCGAGACCGTGGCAAAGCAGGTGCTGCGCAAGCCGCAACCGAGCCCGCCAGTACAACCGACACCGCTCATCGAGCAAGGTGAAAGCCAGGCTGCGGACGCTGATCCGGATCTCCAGGATCCCTTCGCCCAGCCATCGGAAACGACACCGTTGCCCGTATCTGCGCAGGCCGAGCCCGCCGCAGCCCAAACGACTGTTCCGTCTGGCGAGCGGGTAAATATCGACCCGGAACTGCGTACCTTTGTCGACTCGGGTCGATCCAAGCTCGACGCCATTGACGATCTTCTCAAGAAAGAAGGCCCATGACCATGATGGACGCACTCTCAGCCCCCAGATTACCGGACAGTGCCGCATCGACAGGTCACGCCCGCAGCGACAAAGCCGAAGATGGCGGCAGTTTCTCCAAGGTCCTGTCGAGTTCAGGCGAAAAGGATCGCGGTGCGCGCGACAAGGAGACCGCCGCCGACGAGCCGGCCGAGGTTGAGGTCACGGATGCCGCGAAGGCCAAGGCCAAGCGCCCGCTGATCGACATCGGCAACACACTCGCAACCGAACTCGAGGGGCTGCCCGACGATATCTCGGTGGATGAACTGGCCCGGCTCCTGGCAGCGGTGCGAGCCAAGGGCAAGGACAAAAACGGTGATGCACCCTCGATCGAGATCGAGGGGCTCGATCCGAAGCTGAAGGCAGAGCTTGCCAAAGTCGTGGCGGCCGTCCGTGACAAGAAGGTTTCTGAGGGCGAGCAGACAACGGCAGATCCCGGTTCGGCGGACGACGTCCAGGCCGATACGCAGACCCCCGATCTCATCGACCTGCTCAAATTGCTGGCCGGCGGTGACGCTGTGAAGTCGGGTCTTGATGACGTCAAGGCGACGAGCGAGAAGACCGACAAGGACGACCCGAAGCTGAAGATGGCGGATGCTTTGCTCATTCATGCGGTTGCCGGTGACCAGGCGGACGCGTCCGACTCGGAAGGCGGACGGTCCGACGGAGAGCGGGATTTCCGCTTTGTCAGGGCGGACGGCAAGGGGCAGCCGCTCCTGCTGCGTGGTGAGGGCAAAAACGGTCCCGAACAGTCCGAGCAAAAGGCGGTCGAGACGGTCAACGTCATCGACAGCCGCCGCTACATTGCCCCGGTTTCGACCACCAATGCAGCGTCGATTACCGCTGCCATGATCGGTGATGGCGAATGGGTTTCGGCCATGTCGCCGGGGTCGGAGCTTGCCAATGCTGCAGCCCAGTCCAGTCAGGGTAAGGTCGTGCACACGCTCAAACTCCAGATGACACCGATCGAGCTCGGCAGCGTCACGGCGACCCTGCGCCTCTCGGGCGAGGAGCTCAGCGTGCAATTGACGGTCGACAACCCGGCGGCCCTGCGCCAGCTGACCAATGACCAGACCGACATCCTCAAGGCGCTGCGCGCACAGGGGCTCGTTGTGGATCAGGTTCAGGTGAACATGCAGGTCGCCTCGACCGATCGCAGCGCCGACAGCGGCCAGAACGCCTCCCAGGGCCAGCAATCCGGCCAGCAGGCCTCCCAGCCGGGAAACCAAGGTGGAAGTGAACGGCAGCAGCGTGGCGAAACGGCAGGAAACGGAGCGAGGGCAGGAGATGGGCGCGTGGTTCAGGCGAAGGATACTGCAGCTTCCGACGCTGGCGGTTCTCGCGCTGGTCAGCTTTATCTCTGAGGCTGAAGCCAGCCGCGGTGCCTGTGAAGGTGCCATCAGCGCTGCAGCGGCCAAATATGGTATTCCTGAAGGCATCCTCTACTCGGTCGGTCTGACGGAGACCGGGCGCAAGGGGAGCCTGCAGCCCTATGCTATGAACGTTGAGGGTAAGGCGCACTATTTCGATGGCCTGGAAGATGCCTTGCAAGCCTTTCAGAGCGCCAGACAAGGTGGGGCGGTTCTGATCGATGTGGGTTGCATGCAGATCAACCAGCACTTCCACGGGGAGCATTTCACCAGCGTCGAAGCCATGTTCGATCCGAGGCGCAATGTGGAATATGCTGCCCGCTTCCTCAGCGATCTGCATGGTCGTCACGAGACCTGGACGATGGCAGTCGCGCGCTACCATGCGGGGCCGAACAATGACCCCGCGCAAAAGCGCTATGTCTGTCGCGTGATTGCCAATCTCGTCGCCACGGGCTACGGAAACTGGACACCTAATGCGCGACAATTTTGTGGTGAATAACAATCTCTGATTGATTGACAGCCTTGATTGTGCCGATTTGCCAAATGTGGCAACACTGCGATGAACAAGGCGCTGGCAAGACCTTGTGCGAAGCTTGCGTTAACTTTTCCACCGGAAATTTGTGCCAGATCCACCCACTGGATACTATATCTAGTTCAAATCGGCACCGAATGGTTAATCAATCGTTAATTACTATGGTTAAGTTCTCCTAGTTGTTCATGAATCCCCCGATTCGTACCCATGGTGCATCGAAACACCACACTGATTCGGAGGCGGCTGAATGATCGTCGTGGTAGATGAGCGTGAGCTCGTGAAAGACGGATACACATCACTATTTGGGCGCGAGGGAATTCCCTCGACCGGATTCGACCCTCGCGAGTTCGGCGAATGGGTCAATACGGCGGCAGACAGCGACATCGCTGCCGTCGAAGCATTCCTGCTTGGCCAGGGCGAGCACACCCTGGAATTGCCGAGGGCGATCCGTGACCGGACGCAGGCGCCGGTGATCGCTGTAAGCGATCAACCTTCCCTCGAGGCCACTCTGGCACTGTTCGACTGCGGCGTCGACGATGTCGTGCGCAAGCCTGTTCATCCGCGGGAGATCCTGGCGCGTGCCGCCGCGATCCGTCGTCGTCTGCGGGCTATCACCAACTTCACCGAAATCGGACCGATCAAGGTGTTTTCCGACGGTCGCGATCCCGAGATCGCTGGCGGTCCCTTCCCGCTGCCGCGCCGCGAGCGCCGCATCCTGGAATATTTGGTCTCCAACCGCGGTCGTCGCGTTTCAAAGACCCAGATCTTCAACGCGATCTATGGCATTTTCGATGAGGAAGTCGAAGAAAACGTCGTTGAAAGCCACATCTCCAAGCTGCGCAAGAAGCTGCGCAAGAAGCTCGGTTTCGATCCCGTCGATTCCAAACGCTTCCTCGGCTACTGCATCGACTGGAGCTGATTTCGACACCGCGGCCGCCCTTGTGCGGCCGTAGTTTTTTCGGCGTGACGCGGCGGAAAAACAGCGGGGCTTTCCAGCCAGACAGCTTCACGCAAGGCCCACCTCATACTCTCCCCATTGACTACAAAACGAGGATTTTGACATGAGCCTTTACGGAACCATGCGAACGGGTGTCTCCGGCATGAATGCCCAGTCGAACCGGCTGAGCACTGTCGCTGACAACATCGCCAATTCCAGCACCGTCGGCTACAAGAAGGCCTCGGTGCAATTTTCGTCCATGATTCTGCCGGCCACGAACGGCGCCTACAATTCTGGCGGTGTCGAGACGGATGTCCGTTACTCGATCTCGAGCCAGGGTACCTTCAGCTACACCACCTCGACGACTGACCTCGCGATCAACGGCGACGGCTTCTTCATCGTCAAGGGTGACGACGGTACCCCTTACATGACCCGCGCTGGCTCCTTCGTCCTGCAGGAGGATGGTACGCTGAAGAATACGGCGGGCTATACGCTTCAGGGATACGAGTACGATTCGACTGCCGATCCGACCATCGTCGTCAACGGCTTCGATGGCCTTGAGCCAGTGGACCTTTCGGGCTCCGGCATCTCTGCTGTCGCATCGACCACGGGCGCCCTGAACGTCAATCTGCCGAATTCGCTGGCTGTTGGCGAGCAAAAGACCACGTCCTTGAAAGTCTATGACAGCCAGGGGACGAGCCGACTCATCACGTTCACCTATGAGAAGACCGCGGACAATTTCTGGACTGTTGAGGCTGTCGAGGCCGATGGCCTTACGAATGTCGTGCCTGCAACTGTCCTCGAATTCGATGCCAACGGCAATCTGGTCAACCCAGTTCCGCCGGAGTTGACCATCGGGACCTACCCGGTTGGCGGCGCCACGGTAGAGAACATCACCCTCGACATCGGCAATACGACCCAGCTCGCCTCCGACTTCTCGGTCGAAGAAGGCGAAGTCAACGGTAACGCCGCTTCGAAGGTCAAGGGCTACGAGATCGACGACAAGGGCATTGTCTCGATCGCCTACGAGAACGGCGACCTGGTGCCGAAGTTCCGCGTTGCTCTCGCAAGCGTCCAGAGCCCGGACAACCTCAATCCGGTGGCCGGCAACATGTACACCCAGTCGAACGATTCGGGTGTCGTCATCCTCGGCTACGCCGGGTCGAGCGGCTTCGGTACAATCCTGTCCGGTGCCCTCGAAGACTCCAACGTGGACGTCGCTGAAGAGCTTACGGCCATGATCGAGTCACAGCGGAATTACACCGCAAACTCCAAGGTTTTCCAGACGGGCTCCGAGTTGATGGAAGTCCTGGTCAACCTGAAGAGATAATCGAAAGAGTGGGTTAGTCCTATGTCGCTTGCATCGTCGCTCAATACGGCCAACTCGATTTTCCGGAACACGGCTCAGCAGACCTCCGTGATTTCGACGAACATCGCCAACACCGGTAACGAAAACTATGTTCGCCGTGATGCAGTGGTGGTGCAGACCGTTTACGGTTTCTCGAGTGTACAGAACGAGCGGTCGCAGCAGATGGCCCTGTTGCGGCAGATGTCATCCTCGACTGCGCAGCAAAGTGCGCAGTCGACGCTGCTCGACGGACTGACCACGCTTTCCGATGCGCTCGGCGGCAACGACTACGAACTGTCGCCGTCGGCCTATCTCGCCAATCTTCAGAGTAGCCTTCAGTCCTTTGCTGCATCGCCGGGCGAATACGCGCTTGCCTCGACGGTCGTGACGGACGCGATCGATGTGGTGAACTCGCTCAACAACGCAACCACCACGACGCAGGAGCTCCGTGAAGACACGGATGCGCAGATGTTCGAGCAGGTGGATACGCTGAACAAGCTGCTCGCCGAGTTCAAGATCGTCAACGACACGGTCGTCAGGCAAACAGCCACCGGCGGCAATGCCGACGACTATCTCGATCGGCGTGACACGCTCCTCAAGGAGATCTCCGCGATCGTCGGTGTCTCCGTGAACATGCGCGACAACAGCGACATGGTCCTCTACACCTATGATGGCACGACGCTGTTCGAAACCGATCCGCGCGAAGTCAGCTTCGTGCGCACCTATACCTACGATTCCACCGTCACCGGCAATGCGATCTACATCGACGGTACGGCAGTGCGGGCGGGTGTCGGCGGAAACACGGATGGCCAGGGGTCGCTGGCCTCGCTGGTCCAGATCCGCGATGTGATTGCTCCCACGTTCCAGACCCAGCTTGATGAAATTGC
This DNA window, taken from Peteryoungia algae, encodes the following:
- the rem gene encoding transcriptional activator Rem, with product MIVVVDERELVKDGYTSLFGREGIPSTGFDPREFGEWVNTAADSDIAAVEAFLLGQGEHTLELPRAIRDRTQAPVIAVSDQPSLEATLALFDCGVDDVVRKPVHPREILARAAAIRRRLRAITNFTEIGPIKVFSDGRDPEIAGGPFPLPRRERRILEYLVSNRGRRVSKTQIFNAIYGIFDEEVEENVVESHISKLRKKLRKKLGFDPVDSKRFLGYCIDWS
- a CDS encoding flagellar hook protein FlgE, whose product is MSLYGTMRTGVSGMNAQSNRLSTVADNIANSSTVGYKKASVQFSSMILPATNGAYNSGGVETDVRYSISSQGTFSYTTSTTDLAINGDGFFIVKGDDGTPYMTRAGSFVLQEDGTLKNTAGYTLQGYEYDSTADPTIVVNGFDGLEPVDLSGSGISAVASTTGALNVNLPNSLAVGEQKTTSLKVYDSQGTSRLITFTYEKTADNFWTVEAVEADGLTNVVPATVLEFDANGNLVNPVPPELTIGTYPVGGATVENITLDIGNTTQLASDFSVEEGEVNGNAASKVKGYEIDDKGIVSIAYENGDLVPKFRVALASVQSPDNLNPVAGNMYTQSNDSGVVILGYAGSSGFGTILSGALEDSNVDVAEELTAMIESQRNYTANSKVFQTGSELMEVLVNLKR
- the flgK gene encoding flagellar hook-associated protein FlgK, with the protein product MSLASSLNTANSIFRNTAQQTSVISTNIANTGNENYVRRDAVVVQTVYGFSSVQNERSQQMALLRQMSSSTAQQSAQSTLLDGLTTLSDALGGNDYELSPSAYLANLQSSLQSFAASPGEYALASTVVTDAIDVVNSLNNATTTTQELREDTDAQMFEQVDTLNKLLAEFKIVNDTVVRQTATGGNADDYLDRRDTLLKEISAIVGVSVNMRDNSDMVLYTYDGTTLFETDPREVSFVRTYTYDSTVTGNAIYIDGTAVRAGVGGNTDGQGSLASLVQIRDVIAPTFQTQLDEIARGLIEAFQETDIGGGGELPGLFTWPGGTIPATGTVEPGLAALIRVNTAVRSDAGGDPMLIRDGGINGATYVQNVDGSSGYTDLINAYVDELAANRSFSADADLKTDASVLSFASNSIGWLEELRSNATTANENKQALYERTFQTYSSKTAVSLDEELSLLLDVEQSYKAAAKLVSTVDEMLKAVLEMAG